ATCTCACCTTTAAGTCATGACGACTTGCGTCTTCACAGCGGAACGTGGCAATACCTAAAGTCGCTCGCGCTGGCTTTTCGGCAAGGCGCGTCGGGCAGACCACTAGGTTTCGGCTGTGCCGCCGATTAAGGCTTCATGGCAACCCTTGAGGGCGTCTGTTTCGAGTATCCGTTTAAGGCGTCTCAACGACTCGGCGGATTCGGCCTGCAGGCGACTTTGCAGTGACAGGAAGTCTCCCAACTCTCCGAATAACACGGGCATGTTATAGACGAACTCGCGTTTGAATCGGGTTTCCTGCGATTCCGGTTTTAAGGTGTAGGTGATCGTCGCTGTGCCCCCGTCTTCGGATTTACCGCAAATGACCCAGCGTCGCAGAAGACTGCTTTCGCGAACGATCCATTTAATTCGCGAATGACGGCCGCCGACCGACAACTCTTCCGTAACGTGCTCTCCCTCTCGGAGTGGGTGCTCAGATGGACCTGTCCACGAAGATGGGTGCCACTTGGTAAAATTCGACACCGTGGTTACAAACTCAAACACTCGATCAATGGATTGGCCAATAGAGATGGCCGTTCGAATACTCGGCATTCTCCTCTCCATAGTTTCGTTGTCATGACTCCCGACAGCTTCACCGTCGCGTGCATAGGCGTGTAGGTCTGGCGGTATTTGCAAAGGGGTATAAACGCAGCGTTGTGATATTCATAATGCCTCCACTATGGTTTGAGAGTCTTACGATAGCTCACGCGGTAGATGTTTCCGCCGTAATCGTCGGAGATGTAGATAGCCCCGTCGGGCCCCTCGGCGACATCCACGGGGCGACCGATGACCTCTTCATCTCGCTCGAAGCCCGTAGCAAATTTGCGTTCGGTGATCTTCCCTGTAGCATCAAAATGCAGCGACACCACCTCGTACCCGGCTTTCTCGGTACGATTCCAGGATCCATGAAGAGCGGCCAGCGCCGCACCCTGGTAGCCTGGTGGCAGACCGTTGCCGTGAAGGAACGACAAGCCTAAGGGCGCGGTGTGGGCGCCGAAGTTGTGGACGGGAGGCACGCTTTCGCGCACCTCATCTTGGTTTCCGGCGCCGAGGCCGGGATCGGGCGCCTTATCGCCGTTGGCATAAGGCCAGCCGTAGAACTTGCCGTGCTCGATGCGATTAAGCTCACAGGGAGGAAAGTCATCGCCCAGGAAATCGCGCCCGTTGTCGGCGCCGTACAGTTCATTTTGTAGCGGATGCCAATCAAAGCCCACGGTATTACGAAGCCCGGTGGCATAGATCTGCCTCGCCGTACCGTCAGGTCGAAAGCGCAGCAAAGCGGCACGCCGGGGATCTTCTTCCCTACAGGCATTGCAGCTCGACCCCACCGACACGTACACCCACCCATCGGGACCCAGGCGCACGCTGCGTGTCCAGTGTTGGCCGCCGACGGGAAGCCGCGCGAGGCGCTCGAAACCGCCGCTCACGTTGCCGGCCTTCTGGTCAAAGCGGACGCGCCCCAGCGCGCTAGTCTCGGCGATGTACAGCCAGCCTTCATGGAGGTCTAGACCATGAGGTCGATTGAGCCCCGTGAGCAAATCTCTACGGCCATCCGGCCGCCCATCCTCATCCCTGTCGCGTTCAAGTAGGATGATGCGTCCTGAGCGTGGCAGGCTCACGAGTAGATCACCTGCCTCGGTAAACCGCAGCATACGCGCATCGGTCAGTCCGCTCGCGTAAAGGGCAATAGAAAAGCCGTCCGGTAAGCGAATTCGATTTCGAAGCGAGTCGGCCGTTGGCGCGCTCCGAAACCATCCACCGATTGCGCTAGGCATGTTCACCGTGAAACGCTCGGGCCACAGCAACCATAGGAGAATGGCCGCGACACCGAGATGGAGAAGACCGCGCGGCACAGTTCTCATTCTAGGGCCGGTTCTCGCGCGGCTTCGCGTCTCGGCCCGCGTCGGCGAAGAAGTCCATGATCGACTGATTCAAGGCTGGCCAACGCGCATGGGCCTGGGTTCCCTCGCAGTATCGGGTGGCCACGCCATGAGCACACCCCGGGTAGGTGTCGCAACCACTGTGCAGTCGCTTGCGAGCACTTAGCTCGCACTGATTACATGCAGCCCACCAGCTCGCCGCGTCCTTCCCGTACCCCGGAAATAGCCCATCGTTTACGCTGTGCATAATCATTACCGGGAGCGGTTTTGGGCACTCGAAACCGGCGAGGTCTGCCTTGGTGAAGCCCGCGGCACTCAATGCGATCGCCGCGGGAATATGTTTCGTTCGATCGAGTATCCCCATTGCCAACGCAATGGTTCCACCATCCGAGTGCCCGGTTAAGTAAACGCGTGTCGTATCGATACACCATTTTTTCGCGGCGAGACTCGGAATTGCACTCAGATCCTCGATCGCGGAAATGGAGTTTCGGACGTGATCGGGATAGGCGACCACGAATCCTTTACCCGTGGCGATCTTAGTTAAACCGGTAAAACGTTCGCTAGCCGCGGCGGAGAGGCCCGCTGGAGCAAAAACGACGAGCAAGGGATGGGCGACGTCTGGTCGATAGTTCTCGGGAGTCCTTACGTTGAAACGAATACCCTTTGGGGTACGTTCGGTGTCAATGACCCCCGCGAGACCGATTCTTGAGAGGGGCTTGCAAGCGACAGCCGTGCTGCCCCGAGGATACGCGTACATACCAAGGTCAATCTTCTCACCCTCCGTACACCCCATCAGCGCGAGGCCCGAGGCGACAAGCAGAGGCACTAACATGCTCTTCGCTATTACGGCACGAAACGGCATATCAGAGGAACACGCGCTATTAGCCGCGCCCAAACGGAACTGCCGAAAATGAACGTTGGCTCTTCGGCGACACGGAAAACCGGGACACCACCAGTGAAGATTTCAAGCGCATGGGCGATGGTTGCCTTGCCGCCCTCGGACCGTGCGCACGTTTGCAAGGTCTCCAGGGACGGGAAATGGACCTTTCAACAATACCTGACTGCTCGTTCTAAAATGAACCACAAAAAACCACTTCAAAGCTCGCAGGGTCACTTCGACGATATCTTCGAGCCCTCAACGATCGCTATGGATCTTTCCAACGACTAAAAGTCCTCCTGGTAAGATAGCGAGCGGTTGCGCGCGGATCGCACCGTTCGTCGAACTCCCCTGCATGCTGAGCGCGAACCAAGGTGGAAGTAAGCCTAGCTGTTATGGAACAAATAGTCAAGAATAGCGTCGGTGTTGGAGCTAGGCCTACGACTCGATCAGGACGAAGTAGGATAGAGTAGAAAGCAGGCTCTCACCTGCCCTCTACTCTACCTTGCGATCTCTGAATTCGAGCGAGTGCCGATGGCCGGCAAATCTAGGGATATTTCAGGGTCAGACCGCGCAAAGCGCACGGGATTACTTCGCGGCCGTCGGTCCGGTTTGATATCAATGTTACTCGAGGGGGAGTCGACGTTTTAGCTAGACATACATGGTCATGACATTCCGGGCAGCGATACTCCTGGACGTCCTTATGAGACCGCGCTCTTTCAACCTCGACCCTGAAGACACAGCCACAAAAGCCGCAGGTTTGCCGAAACTCACTGCTGGGAGAGAACGTAGCGGTTGTTTCCGTCATTGTGTTACTCATAGCCGGTCGCCGAGCATCACAGGATCACGATCGCTCTGCGAAACGATGATAAACGCAATCGGTCGCAAGCTAACCATGCTGAGCTAATCGGATATCCTCTTGGGTGCCCTGGCGCGACAGATTTCCAACATATACTTTCGTAGGCATTGCTAGTTGGCCCCATATCCGCACAAAAAAGCGGATACATTACATTGATTAATGATCCCTCGGCGGCCCAGTGTCGGCACAGCCGCCCATCGCAGGGCGAATCACCCGTACGCTATCGGGCGAGCCTTCAGGTAAGATGTGACAATACCCTCGGGTTCTTTCCACACGGGAAAGCCACCAGATGTCCCGGGGACACCCTAGATCCGGGTCAATAATACCACGGTGCGAGACCCTATGCCAGCTAGAGCTAGGACGGTAGAGGCGGAACTCGGCGACGCCCTAAAAAGAGAGATGGGGACCGCAAGGATCACACACGGTTCGGCCACATGAGTGACCGCACGCCACTCGACCAGACCTGTCAGTACTTCGGGATCGCTCACGAATTCAGAGACATCCGGGGCAGGCGGCACACCGCCTCGCTGGAGACGAAGCGGGCGCTGTTGACCTCGATGGGCGTGGCCGCGGGCAGTGATACGGAACTGCGCGAGGCGCTCGAAGCTCATAAGATGGAAGCATGGAATCGACTGCTACCACCGGTCCAGGTAGTGTGGGATACCCAAACACCGATCGAAGTTGTTATCACCGTTCCTAGCCCTCAGATAGACAAGCCGATGCGTTGGGTGTTGACGGCTGAGAACGGCGAGCGCCTGCACGGCAATTTTTTCCCCGGTACATTGTATGTGATCGAGCGCAAGGAAGTCGCTGGAGTGAGCTTTATCCGCTTGGTCCTGCACCTA
This DNA window, taken from Pseudomonadota bacterium, encodes the following:
- a CDS encoding SRPBCC family protein, with amino-acid sequence MPSIRTAISIGQSIDRVFEFVTTVSNFTKWHPSSWTGPSEHPLREGEHVTEELSVGGRHSRIKWIVRESSLLRRWVICGKSEDGGTATITYTLKPESQETRFKREFVYNMPVLFGELGDFLSLQSRLQAESAESLRRLKRILETDALKGCHEALIGGTAET
- a CDS encoding PQQ-dependent sugar dehydrogenase, encoding MRTVPRGLLHLGVAAILLWLLWPERFTVNMPSAIGGWFRSAPTADSLRNRIRLPDGFSIALYASGLTDARMLRFTEAGDLLVSLPRSGRIILLERDRDEDGRPDGRRDLLTGLNRPHGLDLHEGWLYIAETSALGRVRFDQKAGNVSGGFERLARLPVGGQHWTRSVRLGPDGWVYVSVGSSCNACREEDPRRAALLRFRPDGTARQIYATGLRNTVGFDWHPLQNELYGADNGRDFLGDDFPPCELNRIEHGKFYGWPYANGDKAPDPGLGAGNQDEVRESVPPVHNFGAHTAPLGLSFLHGNGLPPGYQGAALAALHGSWNRTEKAGYEVVSLHFDATGKITERKFATGFERDEEVIGRPVDVAEGPDGAIYISDDYGGNIYRVSYRKTLKP
- a CDS encoding poly(3-hydroxybutyrate) depolymerase — its product is MPLLVASGLALMGCTEGEKIDLGMYAYPRGSTAVACKPLSRIGLAGVIDTERTPKGIRFNVRTPENYRPDVAHPLLVVFAPAGLSAAASERFTGLTKIATGKGFVVAYPDHVRNSISAIEDLSAIPSLAAKKWCIDTTRVYLTGHSDGGTIALAMGILDRTKHIPAAIALSAAGFTKADLAGFECPKPLPVMIMHSVNDGLFPGYGKDAASWWAACNQCELSARKRLHSGCDTYPGCAHGVATRYCEGTQAHARWPALNQSIMDFFADAGRDAKPRENRP